Below is a window of Humulus lupulus chromosome 2, drHumLupu1.1, whole genome shotgun sequence DNA.
CAATTTTTGGTTTTGATGTCATGGATTTAGTGTTAGTTTTTTCTTCCATGTTTTGGGTGCATGAGGTTAATCTTTTGTAGACTGTACTTTGTGTCAATACAGGCCCTTGTTGATTCTCCCGACATGGTGAGGTCACAGATGAACTTTAAGAGGCTTTCCCTCACTGATATCAAGATTGACATCAAGAGGGTACCTAAGAAGAAGGAACTTCTTGCGGCCATGGAAGCTGCTGGTAGGTTTTTGGTGATGGGGAAGTTAATTGTAATGTGATTCATCTTCTTTTGTGGTTTGACACTTTCTTGTCTGTCTGGCAGATGTAAAGAAGAAGTGGGAGAACAGCTCCTGGGGAAGGAAATTGATTGTCCAGAAGAGAAGGGCTGCTCTCAATGACTTTGATCGTTTCAAGCTTATGTTGGCCAAGATTAAGGTTTGTACCATTTGCTTTCTACTATTTcaactgatttttttttatcaaaatggGATTTTGCCATTATATTATACCACATTTGTTTTATGTTTAGTATTCCTTTCTGAAATGTTATTTTGTATTTGCAGAAATCTGGACTTGTCAAGCAAGAGCTAGCCAAGTTGAAAAAAGCCAATGCATAGACATTTGTTATTGAATTCTCAAAATTTTGTTATGAGCTTGTTTGAATTCTATCGTTGGATGTTAGCCTGTTTCAGATCTTTTTAAATATTGTTAAAGGATTGATATTCTAATTGTCTTTCAGTTTA
It encodes the following:
- the LOC133819977 gene encoding large ribosomal subunit protein eL14y-like gives rise to the protein MPFKRYVEIGRVALVNYGNDYGKLVVIVDVIDQNRALVDSPDMVRSQMNFKRLSLTDIKIDIKRVPKKKELLAAMEAADVKKKWENSSWGRKLIVQKRRAALNDFDRFKLMLAKIKKSGLVKQELAKLKKANA